Proteins encoded by one window of Silvibacterium dinghuense:
- a CDS encoding acyl-CoA desaturase, translating into MPFDVLEESEIRTAATAARPIPADTKPQITLGRKAQSGSIAWITTIVMAVFHLGAIAALFMFSWKALICSVVLWFYASNMGIGMCYHRLLTHRGYKVPKWLEYFMTIGATLSLEGGPIFWVATHRVHHQLSDHEGDPHTPKDGAFWAHIGWILCGIALHDETAVLARYAPDLARDKFHVWLSKWHWLSLVVVAFPLYWIAGWSGIMWGIFLRVTLGLHATWLVNSWTHMVGSRRFETKDSSRNSFVLAMFTGGEGWHNNHHAHPVSARHGLTWWEFDPNYYGILLLKKLGLARDVKVAHWDPANPKPAGVA; encoded by the coding sequence ATGCCGTTTGATGTACTCGAAGAGTCCGAAATCCGCACTGCCGCTACCGCGGCCCGTCCCATCCCCGCGGACACGAAGCCGCAGATCACCCTCGGCCGCAAGGCTCAGAGTGGTTCGATTGCCTGGATAACGACCATTGTCATGGCCGTTTTCCATCTTGGAGCGATCGCGGCCCTTTTCATGTTCAGCTGGAAGGCGCTGATCTGCTCGGTCGTGCTCTGGTTCTACGCCTCGAACATGGGCATCGGCATGTGCTACCACCGCCTGCTCACCCACCGCGGCTACAAGGTTCCCAAGTGGCTCGAGTACTTCATGACCATCGGCGCCACGCTTTCTCTTGAAGGTGGACCGATCTTCTGGGTGGCGACGCACCGCGTCCATCACCAGCTTTCGGACCATGAAGGCGATCCTCATACGCCGAAGGACGGAGCCTTCTGGGCGCATATCGGCTGGATTCTCTGCGGCATTGCACTGCATGACGAGACCGCGGTGCTCGCCCGCTACGCTCCCGATCTCGCCCGCGACAAGTTCCATGTCTGGCTTAGCAAGTGGCACTGGCTCTCGCTGGTCGTCGTCGCTTTCCCGCTCTACTGGATCGCCGGCTGGTCGGGCATCATGTGGGGCATCTTCCTCCGCGTGACCCTCGGTCTCCACGCCACCTGGCTGGTTAACTCCTGGACGCACATGGTCGGTTCGCGCCGCTTCGAGACAAAGGATAGCTCCCGCAACAGCTTCGTCCTCGCCATGTTCACCGGCGGCGAAGGCTGGCACAACAACCATCATGCGCATCCGGTTTCTGCGCGCCACGGCCTCACCTGGTGGGAGTTCGATCCCAACTACTACGGCATCCTGCTGCTCAAAAAACTGGGCCTCGCCCGCGATGTAAAGGTCGCCCACTGGGACCCGGCCAACCCCAAGCCGGCCGGTGTCGCCTGA
- a CDS encoding bifunctional YncE family protein/alkaline phosphatase family protein, producing the protein MNRSVNQIATRSSAIPALLGGILLSALTAFGQTIPLPTSKQILGPVPGEPVRTNALPMGTAWSPDGRYLALVNAGFGTAESDYAQSISVLDTTTGKVTDFPDTRTLLRARQTMYSGIAFSGDGQHLYVSFDSLSAPEGGKPDETGNAIAVYGFHDGQVKPERLIPVPLQRLAPGRIQNQVGKPISDGMANPVPTGLAVLAGPAGHDRLLVADEFSDDVLLLDASNGRTLIRFDLASRSVVPSAYPIAVVATKDNRRAFVALWNDSTIAELDLKTGRVTSKTALLPPVSEIGPSSHPVAMTLSPDEKTLYVALANRDGVAAVSVAGKFAKVTRFYDSRLPGQRYFGAMPDAVAVSADGTMLYAANSGSDAVAVFRTRAESKVGAPEQPIGFLPTEWYPSAMAIRGDKLYVATAKGQGTGPNAAPQPPAKDPTDEQAKQAQRPHTYIATMLHGSLATIDLTEANKDLERLTGEVLRSNLMQAAQTHLAFAGGANPIRHVIYIIKENRTYDQILGDLAEDGKPVGNGDSSLTMYGAAITPNQHKLALQFGVFDNFYDSGEVSGDGHVWSTAGITSDYTERDWPQSYRGAERTYDFEGVVQNGYPIQEKMPDINEPASGYLWTDLAKHDKTLYHFGEFISTKFCDDSGEAPKEKSPLEGTPEPTHFCEHAFIDPGAEIPTNYGGGKNPYPWKIPMIYRNVATKPELEGHFDPQYPDFNLSFPDQLRMNEFLNYFNHWVEERKAGHDEMPNFVMLRFPNDHTFGTRVGKCTPKACIADNDLAVGRAVEAVSNSPYWDDTAFFILEDDAQDGADHVDAHRSLALVVSKYSPRNPAPLVDSTFYTTVSVLRTMEDLLGIPPMNNNDAFAPLMAPAFTGEGNQPPFRADYSNRDNGLIYTANTPASVGAKESSKLDFSHEDRANPAKLNVILWKDAMGAKPVPAALRHPAHKQDDGDD; encoded by the coding sequence GTGAATCGATCTGTAAACCAAATTGCGACGCGATCTTCCGCCATCCCTGCTCTTCTCGGCGGCATTCTCCTTTCCGCTCTCACAGCTTTCGGGCAGACCATTCCTCTGCCGACGAGCAAGCAGATCCTGGGACCTGTTCCCGGAGAGCCGGTGCGCACGAATGCCTTGCCGATGGGCACGGCGTGGTCGCCGGATGGGCGCTATCTCGCGCTGGTGAATGCCGGTTTCGGAACAGCTGAGTCGGACTATGCGCAGTCGATCTCGGTACTGGACACCACGACGGGCAAAGTGACAGATTTTCCCGATACGCGGACCCTGCTGCGCGCCAGGCAGACGATGTATTCCGGCATTGCCTTTTCAGGCGACGGCCAGCACCTCTATGTGAGCTTCGATTCGCTCTCCGCGCCTGAAGGCGGCAAGCCGGACGAGACCGGGAACGCGATTGCTGTCTACGGCTTTCATGATGGGCAGGTGAAGCCTGAGCGGCTGATCCCTGTTCCATTGCAGAGGCTCGCACCCGGGCGCATCCAGAACCAGGTCGGGAAGCCGATTTCCGATGGGATGGCCAATCCCGTTCCAACAGGGCTTGCGGTGCTCGCAGGTCCAGCCGGACACGACCGTCTGCTGGTAGCGGATGAATTCTCGGATGATGTGTTGCTGCTCGATGCCTCGAACGGGCGCACGCTGATACGCTTCGATCTGGCAAGCCGTTCGGTTGTCCCGTCGGCCTATCCGATTGCGGTGGTCGCTACGAAAGACAACCGGCGGGCCTTTGTCGCGCTGTGGAATGACTCCACGATTGCAGAACTGGACCTCAAGACGGGGCGGGTAACCTCGAAGACCGCTCTGCTACCTCCGGTATCCGAGATCGGGCCGAGCTCGCACCCGGTGGCGATGACACTGAGTCCCGATGAGAAGACTTTATATGTGGCGCTGGCCAACCGGGATGGGGTTGCAGCCGTGAGCGTCGCAGGGAAATTTGCGAAAGTGACGCGCTTCTACGACTCCCGGCTGCCGGGACAGCGCTACTTCGGTGCAATGCCCGACGCGGTTGCGGTCTCGGCGGATGGGACGATGCTGTATGCGGCGAACTCCGGGTCCGATGCGGTAGCGGTCTTCCGGACGCGGGCGGAAAGTAAAGTGGGAGCACCGGAGCAGCCGATCGGGTTCCTGCCGACGGAGTGGTATCCCTCGGCAATGGCGATTCGCGGCGACAAGCTCTATGTCGCGACCGCAAAGGGACAGGGCACCGGGCCCAATGCCGCTCCGCAACCGCCAGCGAAGGACCCAACGGACGAACAGGCTAAGCAGGCGCAGCGGCCACATACCTATATTGCGACCATGCTGCATGGATCGCTGGCGACGATCGACCTTACGGAAGCGAATAAGGACCTGGAGCGGCTGACCGGCGAAGTGCTCAGAAGCAACCTGATGCAGGCCGCGCAGACCCACCTGGCCTTCGCCGGTGGCGCGAATCCCATCCGGCACGTGATCTACATCATCAAAGAAAACCGGACCTACGATCAGATCCTGGGAGACCTTGCCGAGGATGGGAAGCCGGTGGGGAACGGCGATTCCTCGCTGACCATGTATGGCGCTGCGATTACACCGAACCAGCACAAGCTGGCGCTGCAGTTCGGCGTCTTCGATAACTTCTACGACTCGGGCGAGGTCTCGGGCGATGGGCATGTGTGGTCAACGGCCGGTATCACCAGCGACTACACCGAGCGCGACTGGCCGCAGTCCTATCGCGGCGCCGAGCGGACCTATGACTTCGAAGGCGTGGTGCAGAACGGTTACCCGATCCAGGAGAAGATGCCGGATATCAACGAGCCGGCAAGCGGCTACCTGTGGACGGACCTGGCAAAGCACGACAAGACGCTCTACCACTTCGGAGAGTTCATCTCGACGAAGTTCTGCGATGACTCGGGCGAAGCGCCGAAGGAGAAGTCTCCGCTCGAGGGCACACCTGAGCCGACTCACTTCTGCGAGCACGCCTTCATCGATCCGGGCGCGGAGATTCCTACGAACTATGGAGGCGGTAAGAACCCGTATCCGTGGAAGATTCCGATGATTTATCGCAACGTGGCGACGAAGCCGGAGCTCGAAGGGCATTTCGATCCGCAGTATCCGGACTTCAACCTGAGTTTTCCGGATCAGCTGCGCATGAATGAGTTCCTGAACTATTTCAACCACTGGGTTGAGGAGCGCAAGGCGGGCCACGACGAGATGCCGAACTTCGTAATGCTGCGCTTTCCGAATGACCATACCTTTGGTACCCGGGTAGGCAAGTGCACGCCGAAGGCCTGCATCGCAGACAACGACCTGGCGGTGGGACGCGCCGTTGAAGCGGTCTCGAACAGCCCGTACTGGGACGATACAGCCTTCTTTATCCTCGAGGACGACGCGCAGGATGGGGCCGATCACGTGGACGCGCATCGCTCGCTTGCACTGGTAGTGAGCAAGTATTCACCACGGAACCCGGCACCGCTGGTCGACTCGACCTTCTATACGACGGTGAGCGTGCTGCGAACCATGGAAGACCTGCTGGGCATTCCTCCGATGAATAACAACGATGCTTTCGCGCCGCTGATGGCTCCAGCGTTTACAGGAGAAGGGAATCAGCCGCCTTTCCGCGCCGATTATTCGAATCGTGACAATGGCCTGATCTATACCGCAAATACACCGGCGTCTGTCGGGGCCAAAGAGTCGAGCAAGCTGGACTTCTCCCATGAGGATCGGGCAAATCCGGCAAAGCTTAACGTGATCCTATGGAAGGATGCGATGGGAGCGAAACCGGTACCAGCGGCCCTCCGGCATCCTGCACATAAACAGGACGATGGTGATGACTGA
- a CDS encoding sensor histidine kinase yields the protein MVLFIVLGVCLVGVAVTLNVTWIILNWRRFMPMILGIPFFVLLIAGVVLNTIFLVREVRRNERHDAFLNAVTHELKTPIASIRLYLETLERRELPEATRTKFYGIMREDSDRLLATVEQVLKAGEVGQRSRTQVRVPVDMRSLVAASIDITRSRNHLDAEPGSPQPISFEADDPGVPMIVRGNPDELQTIVLNVLNNAVKYSASAIRIRVSLHIEKDAWIILSVTDSGIGIPAAHLKRIFKRFYRVPTRSVLRTKGTGLGLFLVRTIARQHGGDAFAASPGLGLGATVSIQLPRLLTALETPAVTSLHRSETA from the coding sequence ATGGTGTTGTTTATCGTGCTCGGCGTCTGCCTGGTCGGCGTCGCGGTCACGCTCAACGTCACTTGGATCATCCTCAACTGGCGCCGCTTCATGCCCATGATCCTGGGCATTCCATTTTTCGTGCTGCTGATCGCCGGAGTGGTTCTGAATACCATCTTTCTGGTGCGTGAGGTCCGGCGCAACGAGCGCCACGATGCCTTCCTGAATGCCGTCACCCACGAGCTGAAGACGCCGATTGCCTCGATCCGGCTTTATCTCGAAACGCTCGAACGCCGCGAGCTGCCCGAAGCCACTCGCACCAAGTTCTACGGCATCATGCGCGAGGATAGTGACCGCCTGCTGGCTACGGTCGAGCAGGTTCTCAAAGCGGGCGAGGTCGGCCAGCGCTCCCGCACCCAGGTCCGCGTTCCGGTGGATATGCGCAGCCTCGTTGCCGCTTCCATCGATATCACCCGCTCGCGCAATCACCTGGATGCGGAACCCGGCAGTCCGCAACCGATCTCCTTTGAGGCCGACGATCCCGGTGTGCCCATGATCGTGCGCGGGAATCCCGACGAACTGCAGACCATCGTGCTCAACGTGCTGAACAATGCCGTGAAGTACTCGGCCTCCGCTATTCGCATCCGGGTCAGCCTGCACATCGAGAAAGATGCCTGGATTATCCTCAGCGTCACGGACTCCGGCATCGGTATTCCCGCCGCGCACCTCAAGCGCATCTTCAAGCGCTTTTACCGCGTGCCCACGCGCAGTGTTTTACGTACAAAAGGCACTGGCCTGGGACTCTTTCTGGTCCGCACCATCGCCAGGCAGCACGGCGGCGATGCCTTTGCGGCCAGCCCTGGACTCGGCCTTGGCGCGACCGTCAGCATCCAGCTTCCCCGCCTGCTCACCGCTCTCGAGACGCCCGCGGTCACTTCGCTTCATCGCTCGGAGACAGCATGA
- a CDS encoding GGDEF domain-containing protein, which produces MRQLDHQHRTARFHAEHDALTGLWNREALLRLLHTETDRAQRQGSPVALVLLDLDHFSQVNLDFGYEAADKILQELAGRFRRHLRSYDLVGRCGEDEFLFALPASSSEEAAHFTARLRQSIFGKPFFIGRDELTISASVGIAHSVGRSPMVVLREAERALASAKAGGRNRQQLYSTLEQNQPLKAVSGLRVVRSSTTRH; this is translated from the coding sequence ATGCGCCAGCTTGATCACCAGCATCGCACGGCGCGTTTTCATGCCGAGCATGATGCCTTGACCGGCCTCTGGAACCGCGAAGCGTTACTTCGCCTGTTGCATACGGAGACAGACCGCGCTCAGCGCCAGGGCTCTCCCGTCGCGCTCGTGCTGCTCGACCTCGACCACTTTTCGCAGGTCAACCTCGATTTCGGGTACGAAGCTGCCGACAAAATACTGCAGGAACTGGCCGGACGCTTTCGCCGTCATCTGCGCAGCTACGATCTCGTCGGCCGTTGTGGCGAAGACGAATTTCTCTTCGCGCTCCCGGCCAGCAGCTCCGAGGAGGCCGCGCACTTTACGGCGCGCCTGCGCCAAAGCATCTTCGGCAAGCCCTTCTTCATCGGCCGCGACGAGCTGACCATCAGCGCCAGCGTCGGCATCGCCCACAGCGTGGGGAGATCGCCCATGGTGGTGCTTCGCGAGGCGGAACGCGCGCTGGCCAGTGCCAAAGCAGGCGGGCGAAACCGCCAGCAGCTCTACTCCACGCTGGAGCAGAATCAGCCTCTGAAGGCTGTTTCCGGACTACGCGTGGTGAGATCTTCTACCACGCGGCACTGA